A region from the Acyrthosiphon pisum isolate AL4f chromosome A1, pea_aphid_22Mar2018_4r6ur, whole genome shotgun sequence genome encodes:
- the LOC100164413 gene encoding sterol regulatory element-binding protein 2 isoform X2: MDSIGSMDPLDLPEDLDFADFDELLNKYNEKMPEVDTKLFTGDSILTEFDDPMSESTLLDFPPLDLSLIEPDIQMSPPQDTVSNVIDTPMISPSAMLKPCPKAPPLIKPNRKVIQKPIQPNYIIEQNVNKKIRYIQKPGMHTLLPVKSVGQIHLPSDQMKQVFFNAPLNASPTMVYTSTNGQPIILNNTAFVTTGIPVMIDSDMSSNNNIDVVSMKDEKPKSSHNVIERRYRTSINDKIMELKDMILGTEAKLNKSAILKKAIDYIKYLEMANEKLKDENKMFKLNISKNLDQSPSTLLQEEYNNPGSLTPPQSYISVSSPERSEGASSPEIVMSSHTILTNKSGKKGMADHSRLVLCVFMFVVVAFNPFGNLLPNSNISHSESWAEKVDGRTILNARTDPEMDDGTYQSYAFSLFIWTLNILMMIISLTCLLISDPMIYSDSEAYQEYMRMRKQAEDNLIKGNRKMAVLELSRCLDIFGRPILTSRKKLWASLIWQIIRQFLHQFKVVVLLKKWNNAVFKNVTNKYETLNTAKQLSEIYHLLHKLYLISETDWPIPNAHWGIGLYLGLSSINMAEAAGQQIISVEIFVQLYSTIALNFKTIIFKGAGFFTRYYLHKAQTQVLNYNRLPANLNWLTTDHGFRFFIDHNWVFTPSNATSSFTSLSDCNDPLSHLTRSFRETTLEKALQTLISPGTRQIVQAVGHTKQPTVTSDVLLYVQRIVESNLITKKPRIIGSSEVNVEDEKVAWWGAIFAAGTYWILGEDNGIDLLDKHISNVPPSLLVDPLAQAVLAAYECRNKVQTMKPRILEHHCHEASKILSETLILLQTNKPQPIVIMTLLLACDWLLETRMLSWQEECKKMPAGYVNLEFLNLKSFQEDLTSLRKIAKFVPFATAKVFLYEATARLMAGASPTKTQQLFDRSLRNRSTRHFVICTKGKGEQSTVGLREHATALFMACKHLPMSLLSPPGIRAGMLAEAARTLEKIGDRKNLMQCYKLLKSITTNSSVTD, encoded by the exons ATGGACTCGATTGGCTCGATGGATCCGTTGGACCTGCCAGAGGATTTGGATTTTGCAGATTTTGATG AGCTCTTGAACAAGTACAATGAGAAAATGCCTGAAGTTGACACAAAACTGTTCACCGGTGATAGCATTTTGACAGAGTTTGATGATCCAATGAGTGAATCCACATTATTGGATTTTCCACCACTTGATCTTTCTCTAATTGAACCGGATATCCAAATGTCACCTCCACAAGATACTGTTTCTAACGTTATTGATACTCCAATGATTTCACCTTCTGCCATGCTTAAACCATGCCCTAAAGCACCTCCTTTGATTAAACCTAATCGTAAAGTCATTCAAAAGCCAATCcaaccaaattatattatagaacaaaatgttaataaaaaaataaggtacATTCAAAAACCTGGAATGCATACTCTCCTTCCAGTTAAAAGTGTTGGACAGATTCACTTACCATCTGATCAAATGaaacaa gttttttttaatgcacCACTAAACGCATCACCTACAATggtatatacatcaacaaatgGTCAaccaattatattaaacaataccgCATTTGTTACCACag GTATACCAGTTATGATTGATTCAGATATgtcatctaataataatattgacgttGTGTCGATGAAAGATGAGAAACCAAAAAGTTCACATAATGTTATTGAAAGAAGATATCGTACaagtattaatgataaaataatggaatTAAAAGATATGATTCTTGGAACTGAAGctaag CTTAATAAATCTGCTATACTTAAAAAAgctatagattatattaaatatttggaaatggctaatgaaaaattaaaagatgaaaacaaaatgttcaaattaaatatttcgaaaaacCTAGATCAAAGTCCATCTACTTTATTACAAGAAGAATACAATAACCCTGGCTCACTCACACCACCGCAATCATATATTTCCGTATCTTCACCAGAAAGATCAGAAGGCGCCTCATCACCTGAGATTGTAATGAGTTCTCATACAATATtg ACCAATAAATCTGGCAAGAAAGGTATGGCTGATCATTCAAGATTAGTGCTTTGCGTGTTCATGTTTGTGGTTGTTGCATTTAATCCTTTTGGAAATTTATTGCCAAATAGCAATATATCACATTCTGAATCTTGGGCAGAAAAGGTTGATGgtagaacaattttaaatgctagaacag aTCCTGAAATGGATGATGGAACATATCAAAGTTATGCTTTTAGTCTGTTTATATGGACATTGAATATTCTTATGATGATCATAAGTCTAACCTGTCTTCTTATTAGTGATCCAATGATATATTCGGATTCAGAAGCATACCAGGAATATATGCGAATGAGAAAACAAGCTGAAGATAACTTGATAAAG GGAAACAGAAAAATGGCAGTTCTTGAGCTCTCTAGATGTTTGGACATTTTTGGTCGGCCAATTTTAACAAGTCGTAAGAAACTTTGGGCTTCATTAATCTGGCAAATTATCAGGCAATTTTTACATCAATTTAAAGTGGTTGTACTTTTGAAAAAATGGAATAAtgctgtatttaaaaatgt GACCAACAAGTATGAAACTTTAAATACAGCTAAACAACTCAGTGAAATTTATCATTTACTGCATAAACTGTATTTAATTAGTGAAACTGATTGGCCAATACCTAATGCTCATTGGGGTATTGGTTTATACTTAGGACTTAGTTCAATTAATATGGCTGAAGCAGCTGGACAACAAATAATTTCAGTAGAAATTTTTGTGCAACTATATTCGACAATTGCTCTTAATTTCAAAACTATCATATTTAAAGGTGCTGGATTTTTTACCAG gtattatttacataaagcACAAACCCAAGTGCTGAATTACAATAGATTACCAGCAAATTTGAATTGGCTTACAACTGATCATGGATTTCGATTTTTCATTGATCACAATTGGGTTTTTACTCCGAGTAATGCTACATCGTCATTCACTTCACTCTCAGACTGTAATGATCCATTATCTCATCTAACCAGA TCTTTCAGAGAAACTACCTTAGAAAAGGCTTTACAGACTTTAATATCACCAGGAACAAGACAAATTGTACAAGCTGTAGGTCATACCAAACAACCAACTGTAACTTCAGATGTTTTGCTATATGTACAGCGCATTGTAGaatctaatttaattacaaagaaACCTAGGATAATTGGAAGCTCAGAAGTTAATG TAGAGGATGAGAAAGTAGCATGGTGGGGAGCCATATTTGCTGCTGGAACTTATTGGATATTAGGTGAAGATAATGGTATAGATTTGCTCGATAAACATATCTCCAATGTTCCTCCAAGTTTATTAGTTGATCCATTGGCGCAAGCTGTATTAGCTGCTTATga aTGTCGAAATAAAGTCCAAACAATGAAACCTAGAATTTTAGAACACCATTGTCATGAAgctagtaaaatattatcagaaactttaattttattgcaAACCAATAAGCCCCAACCAATTGTTATA atGACATTGTTATTAGCTTGCGACTGGTTATTAGAAACAAGAATGCTGTCTTGGCAAGAAGAGTGTAAGAAAATGCCTGCAGGCTATGtcaatttggaatttttaaacttaaaaagcTTCCAAGAAGATTTAACTTCCTTacgaaaaattgcaaaatttgTCCca TTTGCTACTGCCAAAGTATTCTTATATGAAGCAACTGCCCGGTTAATGGCTGGAGCTTCACCAACAAAAACCCAACAACTATTTGATCGCAGCTTAAGAAACAGATCAACACGGCATTTTGTTATTTGCACTAAAG gtaaaggTGAACAAAGCACAGTTGGTTTAAGGGAGCATGCAACTGCGTTATTTATGGCGTGTAAACATTTACCTATGTCTCTTCTATCACCACCTGGCATAAGAGCAGGTATGTTAGCCGAGGCAGCGCGTACATTAGAAAAAATTGGTGATCGGAAAAATCTTATGCAGTGttacaaattattgaaatcaATTACTACCAATTCATCAGTCACagattaa
- the LOC100164413 gene encoding sterol regulatory element-binding protein 2 isoform X1 → MDSIGSMDPLDLPEDLDFADFDELLNKYNEKMPEVDTKLFTGDSILTEFDDPMSESTLLDFPPLDLSLIEPDIQMSPPQDTVSNVIDTPMISPSAMLKPCPKAPPLIKPNRKVIQKPIQPNYIIEQNVNKKIRYIQKPGMHTLLPVKSVGQIHLPSDQMKQVFFNAPLNASPTMVYTSTNGQPIILNNTAFVTTGIPVMIDSDMSSNNNIDVVSMKDEKPKSSHNVIERRYRTSINDKIMELKDMILGTEAKLNKSAILKKAIDYIKYLEMANEKLKDENKMFKLNISKNLDQSPSTLLQEEYNNPGSLTPPQSYISVSSPERSEGASSPEIVMSSHTILTNKSGKKGMADHSRLVLCVFMFVVVAFNPFGNLLPNSNISHSESWAEKVDGRTILNARTDPEMDDGTYQSYAFSLFIWTLNILMMIISLTCLLISDPMIYSDSEAYQEYMRMRKQAEDNLIKGNRKMAVLELSRCLDIFGRPILTSRKKLWASLIWQIIRQFLHQFKVVVLLKKWNNAVFKNVTNKYETLNTAKQLSEIYHLLHKLYLISETDWPIPNAHWGIGLYLGLSSINMAEAAGQQIISVEIFVQLYSTIALNFKTIIFKGAGFFTRYYLHKAQTQVLNYNRLPANLNWLTTDHGFRFFIDHNWVFTPSNATSSFTSLSDCNDPLSHLTRSFRETTLEKALQTLISPGTRQIVQAVGHTKQPTVTSDVLLYVQRIVESNLITKKPRIIGSSEVNVVEDEKVAWWGAIFAAGTYWILGEDNGIDLLDKHISNVPPSLLVDPLAQAVLAAYECRNKVQTMKPRILEHHCHEASKILSETLILLQTNKPQPIVIMTLLLACDWLLETRMLSWQEECKKMPAGYVNLEFLNLKSFQEDLTSLRKIAKFVPFATAKVFLYEATARLMAGASPTKTQQLFDRSLRNRSTRHFVICTKGKGEQSTVGLREHATALFMACKHLPMSLLSPPGIRAGMLAEAARTLEKIGDRKNLMQCYKLLKSITTNSSVTD, encoded by the exons ATGGACTCGATTGGCTCGATGGATCCGTTGGACCTGCCAGAGGATTTGGATTTTGCAGATTTTGATG AGCTCTTGAACAAGTACAATGAGAAAATGCCTGAAGTTGACACAAAACTGTTCACCGGTGATAGCATTTTGACAGAGTTTGATGATCCAATGAGTGAATCCACATTATTGGATTTTCCACCACTTGATCTTTCTCTAATTGAACCGGATATCCAAATGTCACCTCCACAAGATACTGTTTCTAACGTTATTGATACTCCAATGATTTCACCTTCTGCCATGCTTAAACCATGCCCTAAAGCACCTCCTTTGATTAAACCTAATCGTAAAGTCATTCAAAAGCCAATCcaaccaaattatattatagaacaaaatgttaataaaaaaataaggtacATTCAAAAACCTGGAATGCATACTCTCCTTCCAGTTAAAAGTGTTGGACAGATTCACTTACCATCTGATCAAATGaaacaa gttttttttaatgcacCACTAAACGCATCACCTACAATggtatatacatcaacaaatgGTCAaccaattatattaaacaataccgCATTTGTTACCACag GTATACCAGTTATGATTGATTCAGATATgtcatctaataataatattgacgttGTGTCGATGAAAGATGAGAAACCAAAAAGTTCACATAATGTTATTGAAAGAAGATATCGTACaagtattaatgataaaataatggaatTAAAAGATATGATTCTTGGAACTGAAGctaag CTTAATAAATCTGCTATACTTAAAAAAgctatagattatattaaatatttggaaatggctaatgaaaaattaaaagatgaaaacaaaatgttcaaattaaatatttcgaaaaacCTAGATCAAAGTCCATCTACTTTATTACAAGAAGAATACAATAACCCTGGCTCACTCACACCACCGCAATCATATATTTCCGTATCTTCACCAGAAAGATCAGAAGGCGCCTCATCACCTGAGATTGTAATGAGTTCTCATACAATATtg ACCAATAAATCTGGCAAGAAAGGTATGGCTGATCATTCAAGATTAGTGCTTTGCGTGTTCATGTTTGTGGTTGTTGCATTTAATCCTTTTGGAAATTTATTGCCAAATAGCAATATATCACATTCTGAATCTTGGGCAGAAAAGGTTGATGgtagaacaattttaaatgctagaacag aTCCTGAAATGGATGATGGAACATATCAAAGTTATGCTTTTAGTCTGTTTATATGGACATTGAATATTCTTATGATGATCATAAGTCTAACCTGTCTTCTTATTAGTGATCCAATGATATATTCGGATTCAGAAGCATACCAGGAATATATGCGAATGAGAAAACAAGCTGAAGATAACTTGATAAAG GGAAACAGAAAAATGGCAGTTCTTGAGCTCTCTAGATGTTTGGACATTTTTGGTCGGCCAATTTTAACAAGTCGTAAGAAACTTTGGGCTTCATTAATCTGGCAAATTATCAGGCAATTTTTACATCAATTTAAAGTGGTTGTACTTTTGAAAAAATGGAATAAtgctgtatttaaaaatgt GACCAACAAGTATGAAACTTTAAATACAGCTAAACAACTCAGTGAAATTTATCATTTACTGCATAAACTGTATTTAATTAGTGAAACTGATTGGCCAATACCTAATGCTCATTGGGGTATTGGTTTATACTTAGGACTTAGTTCAATTAATATGGCTGAAGCAGCTGGACAACAAATAATTTCAGTAGAAATTTTTGTGCAACTATATTCGACAATTGCTCTTAATTTCAAAACTATCATATTTAAAGGTGCTGGATTTTTTACCAG gtattatttacataaagcACAAACCCAAGTGCTGAATTACAATAGATTACCAGCAAATTTGAATTGGCTTACAACTGATCATGGATTTCGATTTTTCATTGATCACAATTGGGTTTTTACTCCGAGTAATGCTACATCGTCATTCACTTCACTCTCAGACTGTAATGATCCATTATCTCATCTAACCAGA TCTTTCAGAGAAACTACCTTAGAAAAGGCTTTACAGACTTTAATATCACCAGGAACAAGACAAATTGTACAAGCTGTAGGTCATACCAAACAACCAACTGTAACTTCAGATGTTTTGCTATATGTACAGCGCATTGTAGaatctaatttaattacaaagaaACCTAGGATAATTGGAAGCTCAGAAGTTAATG TAGTAGAGGATGAGAAAGTAGCATGGTGGGGAGCCATATTTGCTGCTGGAACTTATTGGATATTAGGTGAAGATAATGGTATAGATTTGCTCGATAAACATATCTCCAATGTTCCTCCAAGTTTATTAGTTGATCCATTGGCGCAAGCTGTATTAGCTGCTTATga aTGTCGAAATAAAGTCCAAACAATGAAACCTAGAATTTTAGAACACCATTGTCATGAAgctagtaaaatattatcagaaactttaattttattgcaAACCAATAAGCCCCAACCAATTGTTATA atGACATTGTTATTAGCTTGCGACTGGTTATTAGAAACAAGAATGCTGTCTTGGCAAGAAGAGTGTAAGAAAATGCCTGCAGGCTATGtcaatttggaatttttaaacttaaaaagcTTCCAAGAAGATTTAACTTCCTTacgaaaaattgcaaaatttgTCCca TTTGCTACTGCCAAAGTATTCTTATATGAAGCAACTGCCCGGTTAATGGCTGGAGCTTCACCAACAAAAACCCAACAACTATTTGATCGCAGCTTAAGAAACAGATCAACACGGCATTTTGTTATTTGCACTAAAG gtaaaggTGAACAAAGCACAGTTGGTTTAAGGGAGCATGCAACTGCGTTATTTATGGCGTGTAAACATTTACCTATGTCTCTTCTATCACCACCTGGCATAAGAGCAGGTATGTTAGCCGAGGCAGCGCGTACATTAGAAAAAATTGGTGATCGGAAAAATCTTATGCAGTGttacaaattattgaaatcaATTACTACCAATTCATCAGTCACagattaa